Sequence from the Ostrea edulis chromosome 8, xbOstEdul1.1, whole genome shotgun sequence genome:
atcaatgaTATCTTAACAATATGTTAATCATATCTTAACAATATATCAATGATATCTTATAACAATATGTTAATCATATCTTTAACactatgtaaattatatttttacaataCGTTAATCACCATCGTCACTTGAGgcattttcttgaattattTGCTTCGAGTGTTAGGACATACTCTGTGTTTTGTGGATCATTTCTTACTGGTTAAACTTTTCCttgaaaatgtttctttaaAATAACAAGGGTTCCCTACAATAGATGCACAAAAAAAGGCTGGggttgaaatatcatttcaatGAAATTACTGATTTTTAGATATTTCAAGGAAGAATTTTCCGTCCGATTTCCTTTACTAACATTCACAGAGGTCATTTAACGATTTCCTTTACTAACATTCACAGAGGTCATTTAACGATTTCCTTTACTAACATTCACAGAGGTCATTTAACTATTTCAGGGGGCAAAGGGTGACGTCGGTTCTCCgggttttcaaggtcaaaaaggTGACCCAGGTAATATTGGTTTTCCTGGAGTCAAAGGTGATAAAGGCGAGTTGGGATCACCTGGGCTGAGTGGACCGGCCGGAGTGAAAGGCGAGAGAGGTAACATAGGTTCCCAGGGTCCTGCTGGGAAAGATGGTGCTCCTGGACTACAAGGGACCAAAGGTGAAAAGGGTCGAGTAGGAGATCCGGGTCTGAAGGGAGGTAAAGGAGAGCGAGGAGATTATGGTCCGCCAGGAATCCCAGGGGCCAAGGGAGCGGCCGGATTTCCGGGACTAAAGGTTACCActgatatatattcattttccCCTCGCAACAGAATTAAaagcaatgtacatgtatagaaaagCGGATGGGTTGGATTGTAAACGCTACTGAATATAAACGTTGCGAGGGGATATGTGGAATTGTTGTTTTGTACACAGGGGAGTATCGGGGGGAAAATTCATAACGTATAACCTTTAATATCATGTGACAGAGTACCGATAACTCATATATAACCGACCGTGGTGGCGCTGACGATGGGGCCCGAGGCTCGTTCGTCTGTTAGCCGTGCCCGACTTTTAAATGACGTCAAAGTAAATAGTGACTAGTCATTCGTCAAAAAAGTTGGTGTGCGTAAGtcgcgggtctttcggatgagacttATATCAAACAGAGGCTCCGTTTCGCGGAAGGCAccggcacgataaagaacacTAAAAGGAACAGCTGGTTATACCTTTATATGAAAGGTTACCAAAGGGACGTCATACtaggtaaaacaaacaaatactgGCATACATAATGCTATAGATATATGTAGCATTTTATGCTGCAGGAATGTGAAATATCCGAATTTATCCATCCTTTGACTCCTTGGAGGCGATTTTCATGTTGTAAAAGCCCGAAAcgaacattttaaaaagttacGACATAACCTGGTGCATCTTTACAACCTCAAAATTGTCACAATTATCACATTAGAATTTAAGGCAATTATTCGAATACAAATCGTAGACCTTCAGTGACATAATTGTATACTAAATAAATTCGGTCATTTTACCGTCGAGAGAGTCGTCATTTTAGTTCAGCGCCCTCTACTGGCTATAAACGTACCAGACTCTAGTCTAGGACACTtacacgtttgtcaatgcagtgttctacAAGTGGGGAGTCAAACGGCTTGCGTGACCTCGGCTAACCAGACTCTCGTTCGTGTAGAGTCTTAAGAGCGAGAATTTGAAGCGCGTTAACGCTATGGTGCGTCAAGAAGtatatcttgatctggtaaacggagtaatccgtagtcaaaaacagGTTTGATAATTTctatggaacacgtcagacatcatttgatcTAATAGCAGGTCCTACTTGCAAATTTGAtcattgtaacgaccatagaatttgagaaatgccgatgttaaacgaaactgttgaatcCCCTATAACATATTTGTTAGTAGCCGGTCTCAATTTAACTATTGATCGTACATTTCATTTGTCAACTAAATAtctcaaaatgatttttttttcaaagaaagataaAAAAGTATGTGCTTTTGTTACTTACTGcgaaaaatttgtaaaattcaagACTTCATTCAAAACCATGAAGAATACTtattgaataaaacaaaaatctctGATAACGAGGTGCAATTCTTTAAGTGTCCCGGATAATCTACGTTTACTGTACTCGTTCCTCAGGTTGATAATTCTTAATATTGAAGGGTGACAAAGGTGACAGTGGATTATCAGGTCCACCGGGCCCTCCTGGGGTTTCTGGGCAGAAAGGCGACCCAGGGACCGAGGGTCTCAGGGGTCTTCAAGGGGAGAAAGGTGATGTGGGGCCTAAAGGGGACCCAGGAAACACAGCATTAGTCACACCCAAAGCAACGTGTTGTGACAGTCTAGGTATAGTTGTAgttacgagagagagagagagagagcagagagagagagacacacagagagagagagagagagagagagagagagagagatcttgAGCCACAATCCTACTTTTATGATGGaaaaaagaagtaaaatattgttatttgtttgttttgaatgctgttcaaatacaaaaaaaaaatgcatgaatTATTAAACTTAAAAGTTTGAATTCCACAATTCAGAAAAGCCATATTTCAATCAAACGACACAAGTAATTAACGCCTTGGAGGGGTCATCTGTCACGTTACATTGCGATGTCCAAGGTCATCCTAAACCGACAAGGGAGTGGATTCACGTGACAGTTCCAACTAACGGTACAGTTTCCGCCGTGTCTAGCGCAGAATCACTGACGTTGGTGAACCTTGACCCTTACAGAGACGGAGGGACCTACACGTGCAAAGGGTCTAGCGCTCTGGGTGACGCCACCAAAATCGTTCAGTTAAATGTTTATCGTAAGTTTGAATTCTATTTTTTCCTTTATtgatatacaaatacacaaacTCGGACACATatgttggacccccccccccccttccgagctttgtaaaatacatatatttccttcatttttatgTAGTTTCAGTTGGGAAATAGTAAGTGTTAGTCCTTGTATAGGATGGAGTTTCCAACCCGTCATTCCCAGGAACACATCACATGGGGTGGATCGCCCTGAGAAAATTAATCACATTTCAGTTAATGGTATAGTGACGAGAAAAATACACTGTCAGTTGGATGACTAATATTACGGTGACAGTCAATACTAGCGCACTAGTTTCCTCAAGTCTCTTCTTAATTGAGTGTAAGGGCGAATCCAGATTTTTTTAAAGGAGGGCGGGGGGGAGGGTGACCCAAGTTTGCACCTTTTCTGCTCCAAAATGGATATGTGTGTGAATAGCTGTCATAGTGGTCGTCATCCAAAACTCCAAGCCAGATCACGGTGGCCCAGTGGTTAGTGTCTTTCCGTGACCGAGTGGTCGTGTGTTCAAGTCCCGTCTTGGTCGCCTCAGAACCCACACGTAAACATAGATAGTATGCGTTCTTTTGCCAAGCGCCCGGTATTTGATAGTGAAAGTCATGGGTCTTTCTGGATGCCTTGCACGTGTAACTCGGTAGACACTGACACGATGATGAAACCCTCAGTGAAACGGTCTTGATAGCCACGCATAGATCTAGATATTAGTCAGCTCATCTataactggtgacgtctctactCTCTATTATCATCGGAAAGAGACACAAACAAACGAAAAAACGCGAAATGCAAATGTCATCAAactattaataaatatttttgcagtacttggataaattttctttttcacagaGCACATCAGAATAGTGGACCATATATCTAACCACTCAATGCTAGTAGGTCAGAATGTCGTTTTTGAATGCAAATTCCAAAGTGAACCGAAACCCACTGTGACGTGGTATCACGTGGATCAAAATGGCGCCCGAACTCAGATCACCACTGGCGTCATCGAGATCCCGGGAGGAACCCAGCTGGAGCTGCCCGCAGTGGGAAACAAAGACAAAGGGGAGTACACATGTGTGGCTAACAACGGACTGGAGACCGTCTCACAACACGCCTTCCTAGTCACACAGGGTGCTTATTTACGCTTTCTTTTACATTTGTTACGCCTAGTCACGTGGGGtatctttttttgttttcttttactcTTGATATTTTTGTCTGATACGAAATTGTAAATATCCTTTAACACCTAGATTTGGAAATTATTTCGTGCGAGCGGTTGATATTCTATGAATACGATATAAAATGCTTTTTGAGAAATGATATGCCACTATTCGTAGGGCTCGTGtttacttttgataaaattgaCCTTGGTGAAAAATGTTAACGTTGATCATGGTTAGTGAAAGAGTTTTAAACTTGACGGTCCAGCTCAACAAGtacctagtacatgtataaatgaaaaTCCAATTGTAGActgacaaatattttatttgtaaacagacaaacagatcaacacacacacacacctcttATTTATCCGAGTTGTAATATACTCTCTCGAAATGgcacaaaattaaattttctacAATAGAGGTGACCTGGATAAAAGAGCAATCGATACGGAGTCAATGTTGCATACCACCTCTAAAGGAGCATCCGATTCACGAACAGGACCATAAGCGCGCTTACTGAACTGAACGCTCACAAATCACGACCGTATGTACGCTTGCTGAATTGAACGCTCACAAATCATGACCGTATGTACGCTTGCTGAATTGAACGCTCACAAATCATGACCGTATGTACGCTTACTGAATTGAACGCTCACAATTTTTCCAGGTCCGCCTATGATATTTcagtcaatatttttttttcattagtgTGTTAACCTTGATCCGCCAATGCTATTTTCATTcgttatattttgtttaaactCGATTATCCTAGATCCGCCTattattcattcaatattttccccTTAGGTCCGCCTATGATCTCACCACACGCTCCCGTCACAGGCCTCGTGGGACACACCCTCAAACTCCATTGTGATGTAACCGGAGACCCCAAGCCCACCACAACCTGGATAGCTCCGGTTAGTATGACGTCAGCATTCGTAATCAGATTCTATATAATATCATTGGTTCAGTGGTTAGCTTTACTGACCGGGAGGATATTGGGTTCGAGTCTTTACTTTGTCTTCTTATCTCACGTTCTTTTCTATCGAAAGCTCTTTGAAAATGTGGGTAGTCACAACAtatttccatatacatgtacagcttCAAACGCGTACCTggttaatttcatttttaaaatgaaatccgATTCAAACAGATTTTAATctagttttgatttttattaacATTTAGAGATTATAAATCTACCATTTTTGCTACAATTTCAATCTCATGGATTAGTCAGCAAAAATAAAACCGGCACGAAAATGATACGGCATTTATTGATATGATagatgaagtaaaaaaaaatttaaattaaagctaTTTCCAATCGGATTACagaaaatactacatgtactaacCATGTCACCCCCTTTCACCGAAAACaattaatttcacaaaaatacCAAGATTATTAACGGTGGTCCGATTCTTCAACAGCCAAACGTGAATAACGCTTATGAGGACAAGAACGGGGACCTAGTTTTGCTGAATACCCAAGCTGGGGATGCCGGGCCTTATATCTGCAAGGCCACCAATTCTTTTGGATCCGCCAATTCTGTTGTCACGCTGGTGGTACATGGTAAAGAGTAATATGATGATTAGTATTTGAGACTTTTATAAAAATAGGAAGGAATTGCAAAAGTGGAATAAGGTGACGTCATAATGTGTTATACagaatataatacatttaacCTACTTTGTTTTTAAAGCTTCttgaaaaaaagagagaaaaaaacaatccaaatattcatattttcaaatttttaaaatcacacccATGTGTAATTTGTAGAGCTGCTTGATTACATTTCTTTGTTCAGAACCTGGTAAAGTAGAAATACCGGGGTCCCATTTAATTCCTGTGGGAGCCTTGACCACAAACTTTGCCATCGCCTGCAAGGCTTCTGGGGAGGCGCCTCTGAATGTTCAGTGGTACCATGACGGTTCGCCAGTGAAGCCCGACTCGTTCCACGCCCTACTTCCGGACAACACTCTGTTGATTCTGTCCGTGAATCGCCCTGCAGATTATGGCCGCTACTCCTGTGTCGCGTCAAATCTGTACGGATCTGACAATTCCACGGCCACAGGTAAGGTACCACTTACTAGAGAATCATCtattttcgggggggggggggggtgtagggGGTAGGAGGGTAGTCTCGAGTTCCATTCTGTACCCTTCCGCCGCGTCAGACGTCTAACGAGGACATTGCAcgactgttccttcgccaagcaCCCGGCATTACAAACATAAGTCACGTGTCTTTCGAGTATGACCTTTAAcccggaggtcccgtgtcacggtgGGTGTTTGCACTGTAAAGAACCCTCGCTAATACAGTCTTGAACTCCAAAATTCTCCAACTGGACGTAAACAGCATACACGTACAAACAAAGCCAACACATTTTCGAGGCTATGGTAGTTATATCTCGATTTTTAGGGGTTGATTAATCATTATTGGGAACCATTTTCAACCTCTTAAAAATCATAgctagatacatgtaattatacttTCTTCGGAGTTGTACGCATATCCACAATCTTCATGAATAATCATGATTCacattataaattgaaaattgttAAACTTCTAATTGTTTTGGCCTAAAACTATAGAAATAGCGTTTGAGAATGAGTCTTATTTAATTTTGATGCTGATACATTTACAGTGTATGAGAATGAGTCTTATTTAATTTTGATGCTGATACATTTACAGTGTATGAGGACAAGGGAACCACGACTTGTGATGCTCCCTTCACCGACTGCTCCGGCAAAATTTGCGGGTACGTCTATCCACAGTGGCGAATTACGTGACTTTGGCATGACCTATTACCTGGAAAAATTACGATGAAAGTCAACACATTTTATCAGGAAGAAAACTATGCTAAAATGGTAGTTCTAAGTGcgatagaagcagagaacattgacattttttttttcagtcaaAAACATTCCAACCGACAAAAAGCTGTGTCAATGTTTTCTGCTTCTATCCCATGTAGAACTACCATTTTAATAGTATAGATTTGTTCCTGAGAAAAtccttcaaatgttgatataagttatATGTGACAATCcgttattgataaaggtgttactttttcttttgaatttttccttGTGTTGACTTTTGTCGTCATTTTCCCGAGTAATCGGTCATGcaaaagtcacgtgattcgccaCCGTTCTATCGAATACTAGACCTTTTCTCCAACTGAGTTTTTTTCTGCTTTGAAAATTTGATATTTCTGTTAAAATAATCCTTGGACTTCATGCAGAGAACAAGATTTGTGCCATGTCCTCGCAATCAAGTTGGAGGGAATGTGTAAACGTACTGTGTGAGAGAATAagtagaaaggtgaagataacaaacagtgatcaatctcataactcctataaagaacacaaaattaagGCATGCGCGGATCTAAAGGGGggtcgagggggggggggggatttggaatttgcaaagataaaatttttttttacaatataacgatttataagaaaaatgagttgACTGTTATCATGAAAggttcaaccccccccccctggaaaatTTTTTCTGGATCCGCACCTGTAAGGGTAatgcaaacacggatccctggacacaccaggggtggaatcaggtgtctaggaggagtaagcatcccctgtcgaccggtcacacccgccatatgcatgaaccctatatcttgatgctATACCCTCTGACCGCCACTGACATACGTATGTCAATAATTCTGTCTATCAGCAACTGACCTTTGTCTTTATTTCTGAGAGATGAAGGGTTGAGATTCATAAAGGTCAATGTGAAATATGAAGGTCATTGTCATAACAATTTTGCTTAGACTCGGTAGGGGGGACAGTCACTACAGGAAATTGTTCTCATGTTGAATTTTCTTGTTTAGAGTGAAGTGCCCTCCGGGATGCCAGCAAACAGCCGTGGACGGAACTACCTCTTATTCAACGGTAACTGTAACGTTTTATTTCATGACAAGTTACCCGGATGTAAAAGTAATTCCGCCTATTTTGAAATTGTGcgaaaaatattaatttcaaaacCGCACTGAGTTATAATCAAATTGATCACACATACTGCTGTTAAAATCTGCTCCCCTGTAATCGTACTGCTCTTACAGTTTGTTCCCCAGTAATCAATTTAATCACACATACTGCTCTTACAGTCTGCTCCCCTGTGTCTGAGTGGGATACAGAGTGGGGTGATCCAAAACAACGGTGGAGTGGTCACGTGGCAGACAGCGGGAAACACAGCAACAATACAGACACAATGAGAGGTACGGGAAACCATAGCACATGCTGCATGCGCATAGACCTATAAAGCGCATGCGTGTGATGTGGTGCTAACGTTCTGTTCCGATAGATTTACTTTCCAACAGAAACcatttataaaatttacatttctattactgcttttgcctttgatatctttaatattgtaatgatagtcattttccTCTTgctgtaaacaatgcgcgtatgaatacacataaatatagtgcgtctattttaacggctgagaatttcaacaaaaatgaaatataagaaataaactttggGTGAAGGTATGAGCTGTGCACAACGTCTCAAGCTAGCGTACGTTTTATGAAGCTATAACGCGCTTAATGAAGTATGCAGGCATGAAGCGAgaagttcataccctcatgtattttcaaaactgaaatctaTTTTTGGAATTAACTTTTATCTTGTATTGTATTCAATGGCAAacaagagaaatatttatttgtttgggATGTTTAGGTGCCCATACATGGATTACTTTTTTCTTTCACAGACAAGGACGAGTGGTGTACCAGATGCACAGACTGAGGAAACATTATAAGTGCAATAAAATATTCTCACTTTTCTCTTTCTTCCATCCTTATTCAGATGTGACAAGACTTTTGAATGTCCACATTTCTTGCAGCGAGATCTTCCAATCTTTGTCatcggtcacggtagctcagtggtagagcgttcgcttcgaaaccgggaggtcatgagttcaagCACCGTTCGTgccatggccacgtcaaaccaatgggtagtgattgctccttcgccaaatgttCGGattttagaagtgagaatcacgggtctttcggatatatGACCTTTAAAAGAGAGGTCCCGAGTCGcaacaggcgttggcacgataaagaattcTCGCTGGTACGGCCCTGAGCGCAAAGCATATGTCTAAATGTAGTACTTCAACTACAGCTCACAGGCAATTGTATCGCTTGGatttgaatttactattaaagagtactctttaatagtaaattcgaacccaagcgatacaTCTGCCTGtgctacaactggtgacgtctcaatatgagagaaaaattctagacgggacgtaaaacaaacaatcaatcctATCCTTGTTCAGATATGACGAGCTTTCTGGTTTGTCCATTGCTCTTCCCGTAAGAGCTATAAGTTGGTGCGATACCTTAACCTTGATACATTCTTTTTGCACACCTTTAAGTCTACATCATAATCAGGACTGAACAAGTAGTAAGTGTATAAACCGGACACAATTTCATCATTCATGAAATTCATTACAGGTCTGTGACAGTGGTATGACCTTTCCTGATTGTCTTGATTTTCTTGATCCGCCCCTGACGATGTTGACAACATCACAAAAAATATTCCAGTGACTCCAGCGCGGGTTATTTTTTCTTCTACATGATAAAGCTCCATAATACAACCACAtagaaataaaaagattttttacatCATTCAACCTGAGCATGGCGCACCTGCAATGTCCTAGATTTAATGATCTCTCGTCCAAATGTCTACGGTTCCGGTATTGTCCCGAGACTTCacacctgatcaggatatagcgctcacggcgggtgttaccggtcgacaggggatgcttactcctcctaggcacctgatcccacctttggtgtgtcatggggtccatgtttgcccaactatctattttgtattgcttgtaggagttatgagattgatcactgttcgttatcttcaccttcctagcAAGGGGGATAATTGAATACAATTAACTATTTTTTTTGGGTAGCCTATCACATTCTTTGCATCGTACTGAAATACCAATGGTTGgttatttgtatattgtttaaagtttttcactcacatggagacgtcaccattaccggtgtaggggtgcaaaatttaggtctatgctcggcgcttacaacCTTGAGTATGGAGGGTTCTTTTTCGTctcacgcctgctgtgacacggggcctcggtttttacggtctcactCGAGGGCCTTGGCCAATTTACCTTAATCCAAGCCAATTTATTAATACAtgtcaacctatcattgggtcaaatgctgtttgtcttgtttcataccaattttagGTTACaagttctttacacactgattttgactacggattacttagTTTacttaatcaagatatagggctcatggtgggcgagaccggtcgacaggggatgcacCTAACCCCACCTCTGTTATAGCCAGGGGTCTGTGTATGCCCAACtctcttattttgtattctttataggaatcattcatcactgttcgttatcttcactttttcatgataCACTTTctcatcaaaaacaatattgatatCAATGTCTACTATCCTTCAGCTATGACTCCGAGAATGGCTTCAACTTGTCTTTTACCTGTGACCTTGACAAAATGGCCTtaattaaaagtaggtaaaactccTAGGTAAAGGTCGCATGGTTAAAAACTTTAGTAGCTAAGTCACATATGAAATAGAGAGAATCATCACTTACTCGTATCATAAACGTCatgagcaaggttaaattttGGACACACAGACAATTAGACAAGACAAAAATATGCCCTCCAATCTTCGATACGCAGTCGGGTGACCTAGATgtaagattgattgtatattaattgtttaacgtcctgttCGAAAAtatatcactcatatggagacgtcaacattgccggtgaagagctgcaatagttaggcatatgctcggcgcgtacaacctttgagcagggagggatctttatcgtgccacacttactgtgacacgggccctcggttttttgcggtctcgtcagAAGGACCGCGTccgatttagtcgcctcttacgacaagaaaAGGGTACTGCAGACCTACacgtattctaacccggatccccacgggatttttCCTAAATGAGAAAGGAAGACAGTAGTACATCTCGATATGTATTACAAGGCATGATATAGCGTGACTTTAGAAAACTGTACTTGACTCAAAATTCATGTCATATCGTACTGCTGTACCCAATTCATTAACTAACTAGAGTTctccgccacggcacatgatccGCCCGTCagatgtttattcattataaacggatgattgattgtatcttgcttaacgtctcactcgagaatttttcactcatatggagacgtcaccaagaccggtgaagggcttcaaatttaggcctatgttcggcgcttacggccattgagcagtgagggttctttagcgtgccacacctactgtgacacgggtcatccgtttttaaggtcatctccgaggacccgtgacattcacaccggtgccgagcgtttggcgatggaactgtcactacctgttttaacaacttaggtctgtcgcggccgggattcgaaccccggaccttccgcatgcggggcgaacgctctaacctctcggcggCGGTATAAACGGATGAAAGTGCATGACACAAAATCATATCCACCTTAATTGGTGCAAAGATTGCGCAAATATCTTTGCTTTAAGGTCTGAGGTAAAACCAATATCACTTCTCGTAATATGTCTAACATATTGTAGTTGACTTATCAATATATCTCTcttgaattgttcaaataactacagaaatatttcaaaacataattttcattttattacatatatttagatAATTTCTTTCGTATGGTATGAATTACTTATTTTGGTTTGTACAAAGGAGTGAGAAATTTTTTCCACTGCCTTCTTCCATTAGGCCAAAGTCATTAATCATTAGTTTCTCAGGCACCACCACATCCGTTGAAAAGGGTTTTTATAATTCGTTTCATATAGGTAGATGATGCAACTCTTTTGCTATAGAATTTTTAATGTGGTaaactttcaaaaatgttttatcgaaattgttaagtatattttttatcaaagaATTATTGAATGCATACTCATTTATGTGCGTTTTTAGAATAATAGTATAAACTTAATCGTGAGTAATGtaaagttgttgtttttatataaaaacgTCATTGCTTAttctatataaacatgtacatgagcaaaaaaaaaaaaaaaaaaggtaactCATTCTACAGGCAGCATATAAAGGAGAGATAACTCATGCTACAGCCAAGTGACAAAATTAATACCTGCCGGTCTcctcaaaatttgaaacttttggcccgagaaactatttattaatttgggggggggggggggggggcgcatcTAACTGTACAGATGCAATTTAGTTcttatgaaaatgatttttgcatGTCCAACAGATCAATCTGAAACACCATAGCTTAGATCATTTCTCCCAAAGGACAAACTCGAATCTTAAATGCACAGACAGAATTTGCCTCTGATCAAAATGTCCAATTGAACTCCTTGAATCACCATGGCTTAGATAATTGTTCCCACGAGACAATTCCTCTATCCCTTGTGCAAGGCGCATGTTGAGTCTTTAcaaattttctagtacaatacTGAGGTATTTATCGTTAATGttagaaaaaaattcattattcatataaattGTTACGTACTATATTTTCTgggaaaaaatgtataattctTGATCTAATAATTATTGAATAGGGTTACTGCATCAATATTCTCTGACGTATGTAGGGattgtggatccgggttagaataggtcctcagtaccccttgcttgtcgtacgagacgactaaatagggcggtccttcggatgagatcgcaaaaatcgaagtcctgtgt
This genomic interval carries:
- the LOC125662737 gene encoding hemicentin-2-like encodes the protein MGFNDGGHPGLIGVLFCVGLLHLSAFVSVTIYHELRIQHLERGDWFQGNADDVDRSRQRRNTETNERTDVDVIRHIVREITEFMKADDSDRARKLRQAASPGTTGNEMAQIFEQLANSELAIFNKYCGQNSTICLPGPKGEKGNQGLAGTPGLKGTSGLPGEKGAKGDVGSPGFQGQKGDPGNIGFPGVKGDKGELGSPGLSGPAGVKGERGNIGSQGPAGKDGAPGLQGTKGEKGRVGDPGLKGGKGERGDYGPPGIPGAKGAAGFPGLKGDKGDSGLSGPPGPPGVSGQKGDPGTEGLRGLQGEKGDVGPKGDPGNTALVTPKATCCDSLEKPYFNQTTQVINALEGSSVTLHCDVQGHPKPTREWIHVTVPTNGTVSAVSSAESLTLVNLDPYRDGGTYTCKGSSALGDATKIVQLNVYQHIRIVDHISNHSMLVGQNVVFECKFQSEPKPTVTWYHVDQNGARTQITTGVIEIPGGTQLELPAVGNKDKGEYTCVANNGLETVSQHAFLVTQGPPMISPHAPVTGLVGHTLKLHCDVTGDPKPTTTWIAPPNVNNAYEDKNGDLVLLNTQAGDAGPYICKATNSFGSANSVVTLVVHEPGKVEIPGSHLIPVGALTTNFAIACKASGEAPLNVQWYHDGSPVKPDSFHALLPDNTLLILSVNRPADYGRYSCVASNLYGSDNSTATVYEDKGTTTCDAPFTDCSGKICGVKCPPGCQQTAVDGTTSYSTSAPLCLSGIQSGVIQNNGGVVTWQTAGNTATIQTQ